The sequence AATTTCCTTTCCCACAGACAGACTAGTCCTGCAGCCCAGCCTACGAGAAGAGCCTGAATAGTGGATCATAAGAGTTCACCACTATGCCCTTTGGGCTGACCTATGCTCCTGTTTCTAAATCACACTAGGTAGATTTGCGTTAGTAGTGTTGAGGAGCCCCAGCTTTGGCTCGGTGATTGAAACATCAAAGCCTTGTTTTCCATAGACCTTATTAGCTGGAGGTGGTTACGTTTTCTCCAAACATGTAATCTGTGATATGGCAAACTTATATTCCTCTAGTTTGTATTTGCAGAGAGAGCCTCTCCTTCCTGCTTACTCCTTTGCTCATCTTTTTATGCAGTGAAATGAATTCTTCAGTCTGGTTGGTGTGATTGCAAAACCTTCCATTTCCTTGTATTGCAAAGGACAAAAGAAGGCATTGACTGACAGTTTGAGTGCCTGGGctgaaagaaaatgatgtacccAGCCTTTGTTGttctgtgtctcactctctgaAACATGATTTACACGTTTTTCTCATGTGAGGACACATTGCAATAGTGTGTCACGATCGGGCTAGTTGTTTCATTGTATCATCCAAGTCAATATCCTGCCAGTTTTCAGATGTTATCCCAGCCGGTCTCGTTTGAGTCAGTCTCAGGCTGTTCCAGAGCCCTGTTGCTGCTGGCTCCCTCTTCTGACAGTAGCCCTGTGACTCCTCCCACTGTTATCATCAGTTCTGGTGGGATGTTTTGTCATCCAGATTGACATCTCCTCAGTTATGACATTACACATGCTCCCAGCTCAGATAAGACAGCACTGCTACTTGCTATGTCATTTCCTTGGCACAACAGGAGTAATGTGCCTCAAAGCTGCAATGTCTCACTCCTCTTATCAGACGGTCATACTTTGTGTTTAATATTTTTAAAGTCGCTTCTGGATTTAATTTGGCCCAACGTCCAATCTGATGGATTGGATTACCATCAAGGGACCTATAACTTTGAGAGAATCCAGAATGCTCATCCTCCACCCACACTGGATTCATCTCTGCAGGTTTTTTCGGGGCCTATAGCACAATGTTTTGAATTGGCAAATTCTGAGCCTCCCGCTCGAGGACGTTTTGATTGAGTGCGGTTAGAAATAGCTCCAGAGTGTGGGCATGTGCGAAAGACATTCACCAAGCTACACCGTGCTATTCTCGTGAACATCCACTATTCTCCTCGACTCTGTATATCTAGGCTAAATATTCACCAGGGTCAAAAGACCCTCAATTCCGTGCTCTTGAGAAGGTCAGCATCATCCACACCGTGTGGCCCTGTCGCTCAGTGTGAATGACGCTGGTCTGTCGGAGGTAAAGCGGTGTTTTTTTGCTTGCCTCAAAGCTCCTCTGTAGCATTGACTTAACTGACGATCGTGTGCAGATTGCTACAGTTCTGGGAGCTACTGTTTGGGTCTGCTCTGTCCTTAATAAGACAATGTTGACATTAAGATCGGTTGGAAAGGCTTTTGCTTCCTCAATAGTCCGAGGTGGTTTCCTACTCTTTTATTAAGATGATTTTGGGGAGGGGAAGGGCTGTGAAAATGAAAGCCTTTCCTATTTTAAAAAGGATTTCTGAAATATTGTTTTGAGAGCTCCCCCCACTGTGATGAAACAGGCGACCTCAAAATGTCTGACGGGTGTTTTTTCACCAGTATGAAGTTTGAATAGGCTGCTGTGTGCTCCTTCCCTGTCACTGCGTCACGCATAGGCCTACCTTGTCATTAACATACTTTCAAAACACAGACTGGTACCGGTACAGTACACACTGTCTCTTTACTCTGTGTAGACCAAGAGAGGGTGTGTATGAGAGTAGTAGGGAAACCCAGAAACTGCTACATGTGTGTCTGTTCAGTTACAACTGGGGCGACTAACCGAAGCGTCTGTTTTCCAGAAGATGCTCAAGTTGTGGCTGAGGTGCTGCCACCACTGAGGCGTCGTCAGTGTGCTGAACGGAGCGAGCAGAGCAGTCCTGACCTGGCAGTACACGAATGGCCCAGGGAAGCCACCAGATTGACATCCGGGTTTTGCACGACCTGCGCCAGAAGTTCCCTGAAGTTCCAGAGGGTGTTGTTTCCCAGTGTGTTCTGCAGGTGAGTCTGGGGTAGCCTCCTTTCCAATCCATAGGTTTTACCCACCAAAATATATTTAGCTGATATATCACAAATGACTGATTTTGAAGCTTCTCTTTTCCTCAGAACGACAACAATTTGGACGCCTGTTGTGAGTACCTGTCTCAGGTGAGCCCAGGGTACTTGTACAGCGAAGGAGGCAACCTCAGCAACAACGACGACCCCAGCTTCATCAGGCTCCGCAATCACATGACCCAGCTGAACCTGGGCCTGCAGTCTCAGTTTCAAAATGTGCATGCGGCCCCGGGACGGGACGGCCTGAGGATGAACGGCAGCAGGACTCTGTCCCACAGCCTGAGTGACGGGCCCCTCCAGACAGGACAGACCCCCAACAGTGACTTCTTCCAGCAGGAGCCCCAGTCAGCCCCTGTGCAGGCACCCTCCAGCCTCAATGTGTTTGCCGTGATGGAGCCCACGCGCAAGCCCCAGCCGCCCCAGCACCTGGGACTCTACCAGCTGGGGGGCAAAGGGCAGTCCATGGGCCATCATGGCCAGCAGACGCCCCGCTTCAACCCCATCACCGTCACTCTGGCCCCCAACATCCAGACGGGACGCAACACCCCCACCTCTTTGCACATACACGGCGGGCCCCATACACAGTCTGGACTGAGCAGTCCACAGGGTAACTCTATCTACATCAGGCCTTATGTGACCCAGCCCGGCGGTACGACCCGGCAAAGCCAGCAGCAGCAGGCTGGCAGGGCCCAGTATAGCCCCACCTCCCAGCCCCAGCAGCAGATCTATCAGATCTCCCATCCCACCTCACTGCCTGGCTCCCGGACAGGCCCTTCCTGCCAGCAGCACCAGCACGGCTCCTCACATACCTCACAGCACCAGTCACAGGGCCACCAGACCTCCCATGTCTACATGCCCATCAGCTCCCCTACCAACCCACAGGCCCCCTCTATCCTCCAGGCCCCCTCTGGAGGTCAGGCCTCCTCCTCTGGTGCCTCGTCCTCGGTCATGCCCTCTGGCATGTCCTCCTTCAGCCAGTACAACATCCAGAACATCTCCACCGGACCGCGCAAGAACCAGATAGAGATCAAACTTGAATCTCCTCAGAGGAGCAACTCCACCACGACCACACTGCGCACCAGCAGCAGCCCCCGCTCcaactcctccacctcctcctcctgcccgtcatcctcctcctctgtcgGGGCAGCCCCTGGCACCACCACTACGCCCCTGTCCATCGGAGGCCCGGGCCTAAGCCGCAGCCAGCCCACTGTTTACATCTCTGCCAGCCCGCCCACCGCTGCTACTACCACCCCCTCTGACGAGGCCGTCATGGTCCCAACCGGCTCTCGCTCCCAGCCCAAGTTTTACATTACTGCTAATAACGATGACGGTGGAGGCAGAAATCCTCCAACCGTCTACATCTCTGCTCAACCTCCTCCGCACGGGTCGCAGGGGGCCCGGAATATGGGGGGCCAGGTGAGCATGGGCCCCGCCTAcatccaccaccacccacccaagTCCCGCGCGTCTATGGGAGGGGCAGGCACGGCCACCTCGCCCAGGGTGGTGGTCACCCAGCCCAACACCAAGTACACTTTCAAAATCACAGTGTCCCCCAACAAGCCCCCAGCAGTGTCCCCTGGTGTCGTTTCCCCTACCTTTGAGGCCACCAACCTCCTCAGCCTCCCGTCAGACCACCATTTTGTGGAGCCAGAGCCCCATCATCTCTCAGACCCTCTGTCTGCATACAGGGAGAGGCCCAGCGAGCCACGCAGACTCAGCATGGGTTCAGACGACGCTGCATACACACAAGGTAAGACAGGATCAGGGTTACTAAAATCTCAGCCGTTAGCTGCTTTGCTTTGTCGACAGTCACGGTCTGTCACTAGGAAGTATAGacactcacccacaaacacacatccgGATACAGTTAGTTGTGCAATTGTTTAAATTGAACTATGCTATCCCTCAGTCACATGTGCAACAAAAGTCAAGTGGCCAAAGAGACATAACATCCACTTTGAGAATAACTTTCCCCCATGACAGTAAGGAATAGAATGCATTTTTGTCCACCAGTAGTAAATGCCTTTTCCACTGCATTCTGCCAAGAAAGTCATTTGACTATTGCGTATCGTTTATGCCTGCTTTTAACTTTGATTTCTGTAATATTGACACTAATGCATTTTTTTTAAGCCAAATTGCGTCTACGTTTGTCTCATTAAAAACCTCTTGGCCTTAAAACCCTGCTTCATCTCAGCCTGATTTGAGGGAGCAGATGAATTGTTGAAGGTGACTCGCATAGGGGAGGGGTGTGATTGGAGCATGAGTGGGCTGCTATAATGCTGGGTTTGCGCTGACAGCCCTTGGACTGCGGCAGTGTGAGTCAAATGTGTTGGAGCGCAGCGTTTCCTTTTTTGGACTTTGACTGGATTACGTGCAAGTCGGTGCCTGTGGCCTTTGCTAGACGCTTACTTGCTGCTGCGACTACTGTGGGGCTTCTACTCTCTCTCACCGGCCCTGAGGCTGTGCCTTCTGACCCTTATCTTTCACTGCAGCCCTCTACATGCATTCCTCGTCTGCCTGGAAAAACACAAAGCCTACTTctgagtggtggggggggggggtattatgtTTGTTGTTTAATTTGGTCTTTCTGTGTAGGGAATGAATGAATTAAAGCAGGGACGGCTAATTTCCTCATAGCATGTTATGAATGCGTTATAAGACCAAGCATGTTATGAATGCGTTATAAGACCAAGCATGTTATGAATGCGTTATAAGACCAAGCATGTTATGAATACGTTATAAGACCAAGCATGTTATGAATGCGTTATAAGACCAAGCATGTTATGAATGCATTATAAGACCAAGCATGTTATGAATGCGTTATAAGACCAAGCATGTTATGAATGCGTTATAAGACCAAGCATGTTATGAATGCGTTATAAGACCAAGCATGTTATGAATGCGTTATAAGACCAAGCATGTTATGAATGCGTTATAAGACCAAGCATGTTATGAATGCGTTATAAGACCAAGCATGTTATGAATGCGTTATAAGACCAAGCATGTTATGAATGCGTTATAAGACCAAGCATGTTATGAATGCGTTATAAGACAATGTAACACTTCTTAGGATGTGTTTTGAGCAAGTTTTTCCCCGGGATCATTGTTCACTCCCCCAGAAGCCCTTTCTAAAATAGGCCATGAAATGAAGAACGATTATGCTACTGTATGATTCTTACTCAGCCCCACTGCACGTAGCGTTATTTCCAAAAGGGAAATGTATCTAGCTTTTGCGGTTCTTCAAACACACCATAAGCCCGTGCTGTAGGCATGTACTTCAGCAGTCAGAGATAAGCCATCAGTCTGTCCCCATGTCACAGGGTTAATGTGTACTATGTATCTTGTAGCCCTGTTGGTTCACCAGAAGGCCCGTATGGACCGGCTGTGGCATGAGCTGGAGTTAAAAAAGAGGACGCTGGAGAAGCTAAAAGAGGAGGTCAACGAGATGGAGAATGACCTGACTAGGAGACGGCTAGAACGATCCAACTCCCAGTCCCAAATCCCCTCGGTAAGTCCGCACAGACACTGCTCtcccactacacacactactCTCCCACAGAGAGATACTACAGCGACGAGAACATCAATGTTCCTTTCCGTGTGCAGCAGCTGTATTCAACTGTCTTTACTAGAGGTCTTCGGCAATTTGACTCAACAATACGCTCCTGAGTCGCGTGGTGTATTTAATGTATTTTCTAAGGAAACCATGATTCTTTGGGGcaattaaaaaaacacacaccctCCCTTTGCGTTTTTTCACCCAATGTCAGGTTTA is a genomic window of Oncorhynchus kisutch isolate 150728-3 linkage group LG21, Okis_V2, whole genome shotgun sequence containing:
- the LOC109866705 gene encoding TGF-beta-activated kinase 1 and MAP3K7-binding protein 2 isoform X10, which gives rise to MAQGSHQIDIRVLHDLRQKFPEVPEGVVSQCVLQNDNNLDACCEYLSQVSPGYLYSEGGNLSNNDDPSFIRLRNHMTQLNLGLQSQFQNVHAAPGRDGLRMNGSRTLSHSLSDGPLQTGQTPNSDFFQQEPQSAPVQAPSSLNVFAVMEPTRKPQPPQHLGLYQLGGKGQSMGHHGQQTPRFNPITVTLAPNIQTGRNTPTSLHIHGGPHTQSGLSSPQGNSIYIRPYVTQPGGTTRQSQQQQAGRAQYSPTSQPQQQIYQISHPTSLPGSRTGPSCQQHQHGSSHTSQHQSQGHQTSHVYMPISSPTNPQAPSILQAPSGGQASSSGASSSVMPSGMSSFSQYNIQNISTGPRKNQIEIKLESPQRSNSTTTTLRTSSSPRSNSSTSSSCPSSSSSVGAAPGTTTTPLSIGGPGLSRSQPTVYISASPPTAATTTPSDEAVMVPTGSRSQPKFYITANNDDGGGRNPPTVYISAQPPPHGSQGARNMGGQVSMGPAYIHHHPPKSRASMGGAGTATSPRVVVTQPNTKYTFKITVSPNKPPAVSPGVVSPTFEATNLLSLPSDHHFVEPEPHHLSDPLSAYRERPSEPRRLSMGSDDAAYTQALLVHQKARMDRLWHELELKKRTLEKLKEEVNEMENDLTRRRLERSNSQSQIPSIEEMQQLRCKNRILQIDIDLLTKEIDLQTRESDQEEDEGTQWSCTACTFLNHPALNRCEQCEFPRHF
- the LOC109866705 gene encoding TGF-beta-activated kinase 1 and MAP3K7-binding protein 2 isoform X2, encoding MAQGSHQIDIRVLHDLRQKFPEVPEGVVSQCVLQNDNNLDACCEYLSQVSPGYLYSEGGNLSNNDDPSFIRLRNHMTQLNLGLQSQFQNVHAAPGRDGLRMNGSRTLSHSLSDGPLQTGQTPNSDFFQQEPQSAPVQAPSSLNVFAVMEPTRKPQPPQHLGLYQLGGKGQSMGHHGQQTPRFNPITVTLAPNIQTGRNTPTSLHIHGGPHTQSGLSSPQGNSIYIRPYVTQPGGTTRQSQQQQAGRAQYSPTSQPQQQIYQISHPTSLPGSRTGPSCQQHQHGSSHTSQHQSQGHQTSHVYMPISSPTNPQAPSILQAPSGGQASSSGASSSVMPSGMSSFSQYNIQNISTGPRKNQIEIKLESPQRSNSTTTTLRTSSSPRSNSSTSSSCPSSSSSVGAAPGTTTTPLSIGGPGLSRSQPTVYISASPPTAATTTPSDEAVMVPTGSRSQPKFYITANNDDGGGRNPPTVYISAQPPPHGSQGARNMGGQVSMGPAYIHHHPPKSRASMGGAGTATSPRVVVTQPNTKYTFKITVSPNKPPAVSPGVVSPTFEATNLLSLPSDHHFVEPEPHHLSDPLSAYRERPSEPRRLSMGSDDAAYTQALLVHQKARMDRLWHELELKKRTLEKLKEEVNEMENDLTRRRLERSNSQSQIPSIEEMQQLRCKNRILQIDIDLLTKEIDLQTRGPHFNPSAIHNFYDNIGFLGPVPPKPKEPEGQGTDGRIFNVTSTLTMERSSAPPPPAALPLESDQEEDEGTQWSCTACTFLNHPALNRCEQCEFPRHF
- the LOC109866705 gene encoding TGF-beta-activated kinase 1 and MAP3K7-binding protein 2 isoform X7 yields the protein MAQGSHQIDIRVLHDLRQKFPEVPEGVVSQCVLQNDNNLDACCEYLSQVSPGYLYSEGGNLSNNDDPSFIRLRNHMTQLNLGLQSQFQNVHAAPGRDGLRMNGSRTLSHSLSDGPLQTGQTPNSDFFQQEPQSAPVQAPSSLNVFAVMEPTRKPQPPQHLGLYQLGGKGQSMGHHGQQTPRFNPITVTLAPNIQTGRNTPTSLHIHGGPHTQSGLSSPQGNSIYIRPYVTQPGGTTRQSQQQQAGRAQYSPTSQPQQQIYQISHPTSLPGSRTGPSCQQHQHGSSHTSQHQSQGHQTSHVYMPISSPTNPQAPSILQAPSGGQASSSGASSSVMPSGMSSFSQYNIQNISTGPRKNQIEIKLESPQRSNSTTTTLRTSSSPRSNSSTSSSCPSSSSSVGAAPGTTTTPLSIGGPGLSRSQPTVYISASPPTAATTTPSDEAVMVPTGSRSQPKFYITANNDDGGGRNPPTVYISAQPPPHGSQGARNMGGQVSMGPAYIHHHPPKSRASMGGAGTATSPRVVVTQPNTKYTFKITVSPNKPPAVSPGVVSPTFEATNLLSLPSDHHFVEPEPHHLSDPLSAYRERPSEPRRLSMGSDDAAYTQALLVHQKARMDRLWHELELKKRTLEKLKEEVNEMENDLTRRRLERSNSQSQIPSIEEMQQLRCKNRILQIDIDLLTKEIDLQTRGPHFNPSAIHNFYDNIGFLGPVPPKPKESDQEEDEGTQWSCTACTFLNHPALNRCEQCEFPRHF
- the LOC109866705 gene encoding TGF-beta-activated kinase 1 and MAP3K7-binding protein 2 isoform X3 produces the protein MAQGSHQIDIRVLHDLRQKFPEVPEGVVSQCVLQNDNNLDACCEYLSQVSPGYLYSEGGNLSNNDDPSFIRLRNHMTQLNLGLQSQFQNVHAAPGRDGLRMNGSRTLSHSLSDGPLQTGQTPNSDFFQQEPQSAPVQAPSSLNVFAVMEPTRKPQPPQHLGLYQLGGKGQSMGHHGQQTPRFNPITVTLAPNIQTGRNTPTSLHIHGGPHTQSGLSSPQGNSIYIRPYVTQPGGTTRQSQQQQAGRAQYSPTSQPQQQIYQISHPTSLPGSRTGPSCQQHQHGSSHTSQHQSQGHQTSHVYMPISSPTNPQAPSILQAPSGGQASSSGASSSVMPSGMSSFSQYNIQNISTGPRKNQIEIKLESPQRSNSTTTTLRTSSSPRSNSSTSSSCPSSSSSVGAAPGTTTTPLSIGGPGLSRSQPTVYISASPPTAATTTPSDEAVMVPTGSRSQPKFYITANNDDGGGRNPPTVYISAQPPPHGSQGARNMGGQVSMGPAYIHHHPPKSRASMGGAGTATSPRVVVTQPNTKYTFKITVSPNKPPAVSPGVVSPTFEATNLLSLPSDHHFVEPEPHHLSDPLSAYRERPSEPRRLSMGSDDAAYTQALLVHQKARMDRLWHELELKKRTLEKLKEEVNEMENDLTRRRLERSNSQSQIPSIEEMQQLRCKNRILQIDIDLLTKEIDLQTRGPVPPKPKGTLRVEPEGQGTDGRIFNVTSTLTMERSSAPPPPAALPLESDQEEDEGTQWSCTACTFLNHPALNRCEQCEFPRHF
- the LOC109866705 gene encoding TGF-beta-activated kinase 1 and MAP3K7-binding protein 2 isoform X8, translated to MAQGSHQIDIRVLHDLRQKFPEVPEGVVSQCVLQNDNNLDACCEYLSQVSPGYLYSEGGNLSNNDDPSFIRLRNHMTQLNLGLQSQFQNVHAAPGRDGLRMNGSRTLSHSLSDGPLQTGQTPNSDFFQQEPQSAPVQAPSSLNVFAVMEPTRKPQPPQHLGLYQLGGKGQSMGHHGQQTPRFNPITVTLAPNIQTGRNTPTSLHIHGGPHTQSGLSSPQGNSIYIRPYVTQPGGTTRQSQQQQAGRAQYSPTSQPQQQIYQISHPTSLPGSRTGPSCQQHQHGSSHTSQHQSQGHQTSHVYMPISSPTNPQAPSILQAPSGGQASSSGASSSVMPSGMSSFSQYNIQNISTGPRKNQIEIKLESPQRSNSTTTTLRTSSSPRSNSSTSSSCPSSSSSVGAAPGTTTTPLSIGGPGLSRSQPTVYISASPPTAATTTPSDEAVMVPTGSRSQPKFYITANNDDGGGRNPPTVYISAQPPPHGSQGARNMGGQVSMGPAYIHHHPPKSRASMGGAGTATSPRVVVTQPNTKYTFKITVSPNKPPAVSPGVVSPTFEATNLLSLPSDHHFVEPEPHHLSDPLSAYRERPSEPRRLSMGSDDAAYTQALLVHQKARMDRLWHELELKKRTLEKLKEEVNEMENDLTRRRLERSNSQSQIPSIEEMQQLRCKNRILQIDIDLLTKEIDLQTRGPVPPKPKGTLRVESDQEEDEGTQWSCTACTFLNHPALNRCEQCEFPRHF
- the LOC109866705 gene encoding TGF-beta-activated kinase 1 and MAP3K7-binding protein 2 isoform X11 — translated: MAQGSHQIDIRVLHDLRQKFPEVPEGVVSQCVLQNDNNLDACCEYLSQVSPGYLYSEGGNLSNNDDPSFIRLRNHMTQLNLGLQSQFQNVHAAPGRDGLRMNGSRTLSHSLSDGPLQTGQTPNSDFFQQEPQSAPVQAPSSLNVFAVMEPTRKPQPPQHLGLYQLGGKGQSMGHHGQQTPRFNPITVTLAPNIQTGRNTPTSLHIHGGPHTQSGLSSPQGNSIYIRPYVTQPGGTTRQSQQQQAGRAQYSPTSQPQQQIYQISHPTSLPGSRTGPSCQQHQHGSSHTSQHQSQGHQTSHVYMPISSPTNPQAPSILQAPSGGQASSSGASSSVMPSGMSSFSQYNIQNISTGPRKNQIEIKLESPQRSNSTTTTLRTSSSPRSNSSTSSSCPSSSSSVGAAPGTTTTPLSIGGPGLSRSQPTVYISASPPTAATTTPSDEAVMVPTGSRSQPKFYITANNDDGGGRNPPTVYISAQPPPHGSQGARNMGGQVSMGPAYIHHHPPKSRASMGGAGTATSPRVVVTQPNTKYTFKITVSPNKPPAVSPGVVSPTFEATNLLSLPSDHHFVEPEPHHLSDPLSAYRERPSEPRRLSMGSDDAAYTQALLVHQKARMDRLWHELELKKRTLEKLKEEVNEMENDLTRRRLERSNSQSQIPSDPTLIPVQFITSMTTLDS
- the LOC109866705 gene encoding TGF-beta-activated kinase 1 and MAP3K7-binding protein 2 isoform X6; amino-acid sequence: MAQGSHQIDIRVLHDLRQKFPEVPEGVVSQCVLQNDNNLDACCEYLSQVSPGYLYSEGGNLSNNDDPSFIRLRNHMTQLNLGLQSQFQNVHAAPGRDGLRMNGSRTLSHSLSDGPLQTGQTPNSDFFQQEPQSAPVQAPSSLNVFAVMEPTRKPQPPQHLGLYQLGGKGQSMGHHGQQTPRFNPITVTLAPNIQTGRNTPTSLHIHGGPHTQSGLSSPQGNSIYIRPYVTQPGGTTRQSQQQQAGRAQYSPTSQPQQQIYQISHPTSLPGSRTGPSCQQHQHGSSHTSQHQSQGHQTSHVYMPISSPTNPQAPSILQAPSGGQASSSGASSSVMPSGMSSFSQYNIQNISTGPRKNQIEIKLESPQRSNSTTTTLRTSSSPRSNSSTSSSCPSSSSSVGAAPGTTTTPLSIGGPGLSRSQPTVYISASPPTAATTTPSDEAVMVPTGSRSQPKFYITANNDDGGGRNPPTVYISAQPPPHGSQGARNMGGQVSMGPAYIHHHPPKSRASMGGAGTATSPRVVVTQPNTKYTFKITVSPNKPPAVSPGVVSPTFEATNLLSLPSDHHFVEPEPHHLSDPLSAYRERPSEPRRLSMGSDDAAYTQALLVHQKARMDRLWHELELKKRTLEKLKEEVNEMENDLTRRRLERSNSQSQIPSIEEMQQLRCKNRILQIDIDLLTKEIDLQTRGPHFNPSAIHNFYDNIGFLGPVPPKPKGTLRVESDQEEDEGTQWSCTACTFLNHPALNRCEQCEFPRHF
- the LOC109866705 gene encoding TGF-beta-activated kinase 1 and MAP3K7-binding protein 2 isoform X1, coding for MAQGSHQIDIRVLHDLRQKFPEVPEGVVSQCVLQNDNNLDACCEYLSQVSPGYLYSEGGNLSNNDDPSFIRLRNHMTQLNLGLQSQFQNVHAAPGRDGLRMNGSRTLSHSLSDGPLQTGQTPNSDFFQQEPQSAPVQAPSSLNVFAVMEPTRKPQPPQHLGLYQLGGKGQSMGHHGQQTPRFNPITVTLAPNIQTGRNTPTSLHIHGGPHTQSGLSSPQGNSIYIRPYVTQPGGTTRQSQQQQAGRAQYSPTSQPQQQIYQISHPTSLPGSRTGPSCQQHQHGSSHTSQHQSQGHQTSHVYMPISSPTNPQAPSILQAPSGGQASSSGASSSVMPSGMSSFSQYNIQNISTGPRKNQIEIKLESPQRSNSTTTTLRTSSSPRSNSSTSSSCPSSSSSVGAAPGTTTTPLSIGGPGLSRSQPTVYISASPPTAATTTPSDEAVMVPTGSRSQPKFYITANNDDGGGRNPPTVYISAQPPPHGSQGARNMGGQVSMGPAYIHHHPPKSRASMGGAGTATSPRVVVTQPNTKYTFKITVSPNKPPAVSPGVVSPTFEATNLLSLPSDHHFVEPEPHHLSDPLSAYRERPSEPRRLSMGSDDAAYTQALLVHQKARMDRLWHELELKKRTLEKLKEEVNEMENDLTRRRLERSNSQSQIPSIEEMQQLRCKNRILQIDIDLLTKEIDLQTRGPHFNPSAIHNFYDNIGFLGPVPPKPKGTLRVEPEGQGTDGRIFNVTSTLTMERSSAPPPPAALPLESDQEEDEGTQWSCTACTFLNHPALNRCEQCEFPRHF
- the LOC109866705 gene encoding TGF-beta-activated kinase 1 and MAP3K7-binding protein 2 isoform X9; the protein is MAQGSHQIDIRVLHDLRQKFPEVPEGVVSQCVLQNDNNLDACCEYLSQVSPGYLYSEGGNLSNNDDPSFIRLRNHMTQLNLGLQSQFQNVHAAPGRDGLRMNGSRTLSHSLSDGPLQTGQTPNSDFFQQEPQSAPVQAPSSLNVFAVMEPTRKPQPPQHLGLYQLGGKGQSMGHHGQQTPRFNPITVTLAPNIQTGRNTPTSLHIHGGPHTQSGLSSPQGNSIYIRPYVTQPGGTTRQSQQQQAGRAQYSPTSQPQQQIYQISHPTSLPGSRTGPSCQQHQHGSSHTSQHQSQGHQTSHVYMPISSPTNPQAPSILQAPSGGQASSSGASSSVMPSGMSSFSQYNIQNISTGPRKNQIEIKLESPQRSNSTTTTLRTSSSPRSNSSTSSSCPSSSSSVGAAPGTTTTPLSIGGPGLSRSQPTVYISASPPTAATTTPSDEAVMVPTGSRSQPKFYITANNDDGGGRNPPTVYISAQPPPHGSQGARNMGGQVSMGPAYIHHHPPKSRASMGGAGTATSPRVVVTQPNTKYTFKITVSPNKPPAVSPGVVSPTFEATNLLSLPSDHHFVEPEPHHLSDPLSAYRERPSEPRRLSMGSDDAAYTQALLVHQKARMDRLWHELELKKRTLEKLKEEVNEMENDLTRRRLERSNSQSQIPSIEEMQQLRCKNRILQIDIDLLTKEIDLQTRGPVPPKPKESDQEEDEGTQWSCTACTFLNHPALNRCEQCEFPRHF
- the LOC109866705 gene encoding TGF-beta-activated kinase 1 and MAP3K7-binding protein 2 isoform X5, whose amino-acid sequence is MAQGSHQIDIRVLHDLRQKFPEVPEGVVSQCVLQNDNNLDACCEYLSQVSPGYLYSEGGNLSNNDDPSFIRLRNHMTQLNLGLQSQFQNVHAAPGRDGLRMNGSRTLSHSLSDGPLQTGQTPNSDFFQQEPQSAPVQAPSSLNVFAVMEPTRKPQPPQHLGLYQLGGKGQSMGHHGQQTPRFNPITVTLAPNIQTGRNTPTSLHIHGGPHTQSGLSSPQGNSIYIRPYVTQPGGTTRQSQQQQAGRAQYSPTSQPQQQIYQISHPTSLPGSRTGPSCQQHQHGSSHTSQHQSQGHQTSHVYMPISSPTNPQAPSILQAPSGGQASSSGASSSVMPSGMSSFSQYNIQNISTGPRKNQIEIKLESPQRSNSTTTTLRTSSSPRSNSSTSSSCPSSSSSVGAAPGTTTTPLSIGGPGLSRSQPTVYISASPPTAATTTPSDEAVMVPTGSRSQPKFYITANNDDGGGRNPPTVYISAQPPPHGSQGARNMGGQVSMGPAYIHHHPPKSRASMGGAGTATSPRVVVTQPNTKYTFKITVSPNKPPAVSPGVVSPTFEATNLLSLPSDHHFVEPEPHHLSDPLSAYRERPSEPRRLSMGSDDAAYTQALLVHQKARMDRLWHELELKKRTLEKLKEEVNEMENDLTRRRLERSNSQSQIPSIEEMQQLRCKNRILQIDIDLLTKEIDLQTREPEGQGTDGRIFNVTSTLTMERSSAPPPPAALPLESDQEEDEGTQWSCTACTFLNHPALNRCEQCEFPRHF
- the LOC109866705 gene encoding TGF-beta-activated kinase 1 and MAP3K7-binding protein 2 isoform X4, with protein sequence MAQGSHQIDIRVLHDLRQKFPEVPEGVVSQCVLQNDNNLDACCEYLSQVSPGYLYSEGGNLSNNDDPSFIRLRNHMTQLNLGLQSQFQNVHAAPGRDGLRMNGSRTLSHSLSDGPLQTGQTPNSDFFQQEPQSAPVQAPSSLNVFAVMEPTRKPQPPQHLGLYQLGGKGQSMGHHGQQTPRFNPITVTLAPNIQTGRNTPTSLHIHGGPHTQSGLSSPQGNSIYIRPYVTQPGGTTRQSQQQQAGRAQYSPTSQPQQQIYQISHPTSLPGSRTGPSCQQHQHGSSHTSQHQSQGHQTSHVYMPISSPTNPQAPSILQAPSGGQASSSGASSSVMPSGMSSFSQYNIQNISTGPRKNQIEIKLESPQRSNSTTTTLRTSSSPRSNSSTSSSCPSSSSSVGAAPGTTTTPLSIGGPGLSRSQPTVYISASPPTAATTTPSDEAVMVPTGSRSQPKFYITANNDDGGGRNPPTVYISAQPPPHGSQGARNMGGQVSMGPAYIHHHPPKSRASMGGAGTATSPRVVVTQPNTKYTFKITVSPNKPPAVSPGVVSPTFEATNLLSLPSDHHFVEPEPHHLSDPLSAYRERPSEPRRLSMGSDDAAYTQALLVHQKARMDRLWHELELKKRTLEKLKEEVNEMENDLTRRRLERSNSQSQIPSIEEMQQLRCKNRILQIDIDLLTKEIDLQTRGPVPPKPKEPEGQGTDGRIFNVTSTLTMERSSAPPPPAALPLESDQEEDEGTQWSCTACTFLNHPALNRCEQCEFPRHF